Within the Pygocentrus nattereri isolate fPygNat1 chromosome 28, fPygNat1.pri, whole genome shotgun sequence genome, the region TGTGCCCACATCTGCAGGGCGAGCAGGTCTGAACACTGTTTTGTGGATAGAAACAGCAGAACGAAGACTGTAGGTACTACATGAATACAGGTCCAAGTCTGTAGTGTTATCTTTTGCAGTGTTGGATAATCCTAGGCTTGTTGGGTGTTAACACTATATTTAAAGCTTTGAATTCAACTGTTGAGTGAGTCAGGTGTGTTATGGTAGCATTAACACTAAACTGTGTAGGTTTGTGTAGCTCTTCAGGTCTCGTATTGAAGAACATTGAGGCACTCTTAGTATTCCTGCCTTGCAGTGAGAGTGGGTCAGCAACGAGCCTTCAGACACCTTTCATTAAACCTCAGTGAAAAACAAGGCCAGGCATTAATCTCCTTCAAAGCCAATAAAGTCTGTAGAGCAAGgttagagagggagagtgagagagattctCACCTTGAGAGGATTAATCAGGAGTCTTTGGGGTCTTCTGCATTTGAAGGGTGCAATGTGTTCATTGCCAGGTACATAAGACTAAGGAAGTTGAGCATAAAAGAACTAACCCAGCACATAGGAAATGTTTGTTATTCCCTCCTAAATGTGGCCAAAGTTACATTGCAAATTATGTAACAATAAGCCATAGTTTTTCTTAAGAGTATTTTCTGAATGTCTAGAGCCCTTACCCACCCCCCGCCATTCCAGTGATCACTGGGGCTGCTTAGTAATGACTGTCTTTACTCTGCATCTAACCTTTTAACTAAAAAATTTACTTTAGCACATTTTAGAAAATAGATATTTAAGATAACTTCTACAAGATAATATTTTACCTGCAACCCATTTGGTCAGGTTTTCAAGGAGCACTTGATAGCAGGCCTACATAAACTTCTGAACCTGCCATCATCCCTAGGTAAGCTTTTCAGCTGGTAGCTGAGAAGGCAgaacaactaaacaaactgaaattaGCCAGAAATACCCAGAATATAATTCAAAGAAGGTGGGCTGTGAAGTGCTTTTCGGACTGGCTGGAATAACATTATAATCTGAGAAGTAGTAAAAGAGATGAGCCGAACCTGATATTGCGAGGTTTAACACTATCTGTAATGGAAAAGGGTTTGTTTGTCGAAGGCAGTTGTTAATACTAAGGTACATTTGATACAATGTTCTGggcttttttgtctatttcacggtttctcatgttctattgcttaaaaatTGTGTTCATAGGTTTGTTTTAATTATGGTACTGCTGTTTTACTGGTGCATTAATCCTTTTTACTTGTTTGCAAACTGCAGAATAACTAAATATTAGACAATGAACATGTAGCTAGATGTCATTGAGATGATGTGACTAGCCAGATCCTCTGGTTTTGATAGTTAATTGGAAGCAGAACTCATGCACACAACCTTTGTGTGCTTCTGAATGATTAATAATGGTTGTCAGATGCACAGTACATGGTTAATAAGGGGAGATaaaggtgtgtgtgagagacagcaGCAGGGGCCCTGTGTCTGTAGACAGTAGTATTGCTGCCAGCTGTTTGGGCATATGGTCACAGCCTCCATATTCATGAGCGGAGTGCACTGGGACAGGGTGTGCAGAGCTATCAGGATGGAAATGCCCATTACTGAGAGCATGCTGGTGTACCATACACTGAGCAGTCCTCTGAGAATACATATGGTGgaggtgttttatttttttttattgtttattttttatggaataaaactgattaaaaatgaaCTACTTCAAGATGTCCCTCTTTGTGAATAGACAGTGGTCAGTTGGTGTTTTGAATAATGATAATGCACGCTTTCATTTTTTCTACTGCTCTCTTACACACTTTATAAAATGAAgcatgaaatatatatttttatgtgtattaatGAATTAGTTTCCTACTTCACCTTGTATGCTCTGTTAATAGATAAACATGCACATATTTAACCTTTGCATTTTggaattatattttttttaattaatgaaaaGTGCACATGACCTAGAAATGGTAGCAGGCtatagtgtgtctgtgtgtgtggaggcaCTATTCGTTTTCTACAAAGCGTCAGAAAAGCCTTCGTCACTGTGTGGTGGACAAGTAGGATggtatatttcttttttttattatttttttaaaaattattattatttatttatttattatttatttatttttaatcattatatGACTGTGTTTACTTATCTAattcatgttcatgtatatGTGCCAAAATCTACATAATAAATTGCGTATTCAGAGCAAGACTGACGATTCTAGACTCATTTGTATTGGGGTGGGACTGTTTATGGACTATTGTTTTTGGACACTATTTTCATGGCATGATAGAACTTAGCTCATGGCACATCACACTCATTTTTGCTTTTATACCTCTCACTCAAATGTAGTCAGATTCTTCCTCTATTTACTTCCTCACTGGAAAATGAGAAACGGCTCAGTACTCCAGATCCACACTCACAGTCCTGGAAATGAAAGTTCACGAGGCCAGAAGACATTTATGCTTGCTTAAATATAGTGCTTTTAGTGGCTAGGAAAGAGTGGTGGAAAAGGGGAGGGGACAAAAGGGTTGTGGGAGTCTTACTCCAGTTTCTGCAGCCTTCACTGCCTTGACAACCCACTTTATTTGTACAGGTCTGTGTGTTGACGTAGAGTTGTTAAGAGCTGAGAGGAAGAGACTTGCTTAACTTGCTTCCTGATTTCATTGCTGCTCAGTGGTGCACACATGGCCTACGCTGCTGTGCTTCTTGACTGAGTCTATAGACCTGTGGCTTCAAACACCTCTGGTCTCTCAGTCTGCAGAGAGCACTTGCAGTGCCTTCTTAACACCCTCTTTGTCCCTGTGTCCTCTCTGCCctctctgtgttgctgtgtgtttgACTTGGGGTGTGATCATGACTCTGCTCTGTTTTTTCACTCTATTATTTCCTCCTCTACTCTGTTTTGCACTGTTCGTAACTGGCTGGAGCAAATCAAAGCTACTGAAATGATTTTACCTTGTTTGGTATTCCAGCACTACCCCATAATTTAGTCTAGAGTTTGAATGTTTGAATTTCACAAGTGGTTGTaccccatttaaaaaaaaaaaaagttagaggCAAATGCGGGAAGGACagcaaataaaattaaatgtgttgtttagAGCATGAAGATTTAGTGTGTGGAGTAATCATAGTGACCAagatatttttggctggtgtACATTCTGTGGCTTTACCAGTTCTTACTGACTGAATGGAGTGGGTATCGCATGCTGTGTTTGCACAAACTGTAACACTTGATGTGTTGCTGAAGGTGCCACTGTTGCTCTTGTTACCTCAGCACGTCCTGATGCATGCCTGATGCAGACACGCAGTGACTAGGAGGTGAACTTTTAAAATTAGGCTGTTATTGCTTAATACACCTCCACAAACACACGTACTAACATGTTCTATCAATTACTTCCTGCTGCTCAGTTTTAATAGCACAGTGAAGGATATCAGGTGCCAGACTACAATCTGATATACTGACATCCCTGTTCTTTATCGGTTTTGGCCATTTTAAAGAGGTATTGATTTAGTGTCAAAAAggatctgtctctctcattgtACAATTCCAGTCACCATGAAGTACTGAAAGCAAAGTAATCTCGAAGTGGATATGACTGGAGAagagcatgtttttcttttctggactGCAGATGCCAGCTATGCATTTTCCAGTGCAGCTGCACCTTTGCAGCTGTGAAAAAGcttgtttgtttcatttctcaTGCCAAAATGCTCGTGGCAGAGGCAGTGCTGTAAAATCTCCTTGAAAAGTAATTGCCATGAAGATCCATTCTAATTCAGTTACTAGATGGAGTGTGTGATTAGTCAGGCCTATCAGACAATGTCACTTAAAGATGAGAGGATGTTAGGCTGAAGGACTCCGTCACTATCTCTTCAGCATGTTTCTTTATTGGATTATTAGGTTTTACTGCCCCCTCTAGGCCACACGTGATATTTCAGGAGCGTCATCTGTGTTAGAATTTCTCCACTCTTGCCTTTCTCAGTTTAAACTGATGCTCTATCAAGATCTGTAGGTGTTTTTTGCAGACCAGAATGAATTCCGAACACTAAAGTTGCTCTTTATCTTTGTGCAGGTATGACTCTGAGAAGGACAACTTTATTGACCTGATGGAGCTGAAGCTGATGATGGAGAAACTAGGGGCTCCACAGACTCACCTGGGCCTGAAGAACATGATCAAAGAGGTGGATGAGGACTTGGATGGCAAACTCAGCTTCAGGGAGGTAAGACAGGCATAAAATCAAAGGCTTGGTATCCCACACTCTACCAGAATAACATTGCTGTTTTGGTCAGTCATATCATTGAAAGTTAGTACTGCACATCTTCAGTAATTATAAATAATGTggattaatttattattatacacCTAACTACAGTTATGACTGTTTCACAGCAGTTTATTCTGCTATGTAGAATTGCATATTAAATTTATAATCATTTAAAGAGAGTATCCTCTTCCTCCCTTTGTCCAGTTCCTCTTGATCTTCAGGAAGGCGGCAGCAGGGGAGCTGGCTGAGGACAGTGGGCTGCATGTCTTGGCACGTCTCTCTGAAATTGACGTGTCCACTGAGGGAGTGAAAGGAGCGAAGACCTTTTTTGAAGCCAAAGTAAGACACTCTTTCACATTCTTCtatttagatatttttattCTTGAAACAAGTCActtgtttctttctgttttagtttAAGCAATGCACTTGTATATTAGCAGTGCAGATTATTTTgcgtcattcagagtggtttgatatggtACATTGTAGATGAACTAACTGAAGGTCACagcatctacaacacaaatgtagccaatTTGTTTGCTATCCAAATGACttgtgaacctacatgtgtcttctaagACTTTGTGTGTAATATAGACAATGGTAATAAAGAATGGTGTTagataatgataaatatatatGCTTTTACTTTAGGTTTACAACATGACTTACAACACTGCATGTACCTCATAGACCACCagtggattttaaaaaataagtttgGATCAAATGTTTGTCTATTGTATTGTAAAACAaagtttcagacatcaggcagtatatacatgtataccGAAACAAAAATATTTGGCTTGTTTCAAGACCTTTCTGTtcttctttactttttaaatgactttgtatTTTATagtttgtaaagcactttgaatgatggcggtgtatgaaaggtgctatctAAATCATTTCCATACCTGTATACAACCATCTCATGCAATAACatcctgtgagggagcttttagaggtatttaatgtttttaatgtctggttcccatcactgctgtgaacaattctgatttgccaagtttctctagaacagagcatttcacatcaaactacccTGACTGACTTGCTTTAAATCTTATGcagatatttggaaaaaaattcctctttaagtaGCATCACATCAATATATTCGTGCAAATTTAGTATGATATGAGCTTATTCATGAAATCATTTCCTCCCGCCAGGTCCAGGCCATTAATGAATCAAACCGTTTTGAAGCGGAGATCCGTCACGAgcaggaggagaagaaaaagcaagcagaagagaagaaacagaGACAAGCGGCATTCAAAGAGCTGCAGTCAGCCTTCAAATGACCATCTTCGCTAGAAGAGCCCAGCCTAAATCACCCCCCTCCTCACCcttactgtctgtctgcctgactgtgttttgtttatcagagcgcccttAGCAGAGATACTATGCAAGGCTTTTAGAGGTGTCTGTTCACTTCCTGTGAGAGGGGTCAATGCATAGTTAAAGACTGTAAGTAACGTACAGATGCTCTTCTCTTATGGATGTTGAACTGGCAGCCCTCTGAAGCACTTATCTGTCTACATTGGACTGGATGCATCACTGAATATTTGTTCTCTTTTCTGATATTTTAGCACACACATCTGCATATGTGAGAGCTTTTTCACGTCACTTGGGTCCTGTTCTTAATGTTGTTAAAGTGCACCAGGGTGTATACATCTTAAAGGAAGTTTGAacttgttttacatttttaacagtttttaaaatgcaaattgtTGAATGATATCGCTGCATCCAGTCCATTGTATTCTTATTGTGCGCTGCATCTAATGGTATACTTTGTTTGCATCAAAGGCTAAGCTCCATGGTGTCCTTGCTAACGACCTAGCACAGCAAAGCCTTTACACTGTGGTTTggagtgagtgcatgtgtgatGGAGCTGGTTGTGgtgggtgtttttgtttttgcatggTCACTGTGATGTCTTGACAATCTTCCCCCTTTGAATGGATCTCTGTAATGTCAGGTAGTGTTGCTTCCTGCCCCTGCTGCTGAGTGTGacacttctctctgtctgtcttttgcTTAAATACATGCAGAAAGAAAACGTAGTCATAGTATAGTATTGTCATAGTATTGTCCGTTATTGATACGGCCTGTcacaatcatgacattttagctGATGAGTAATTACCATAGAAATAATTCCAATAAACAGTTTTTGTCTTCACTGTGTGCAACTACTAGTACAATCCTAATGGTGCCAGTAGGCTGGTTAGTAGGGGTGCAAAATTATATCAAAATCATGTctatcagcagatatttgctttgAAAAGAAGTATCGGCATTGGacaatgtttagatttgaccggTATTTTAAAATCACTTGTGTATTATACTCTGAAAGGATAGAATATTTAGTCAATACTGGGCCACAGCACTGAAAtagctgcattttattaattttactgcatttatagcccattaaaaatgttatgtttctCTGTAGTGCTATTTCAGATAGCGTAGCCCCatgttctacattttataaatatttatgtatccGCATTGACAAGTATGTACATTGAAGATATTCGGTATTAGTATCAGCCCAAAATTATTATATCAGGTGCATCCCTACTGATTTGCCATCTTGCTTCTTAGCCGTCAAGCCCCCACCTGACAGAGACAGGTGCAGCATTACTCGCCAATCAGAAGATTTTTGTTGTTCGTGTAAGACATGCCATGTCTTGATAAATGCgttttctgatttctttcatataCATGCCTTTGCCTCAACCCAACTGATAAAAGCGCACCCAGTTCATATTCTGTTATTGTTGTAAACATAGGCTTGTGAAAGCTAACAACGGTGGGGAAACAAGCTCAGGTTTATAGCTTTAAACTATAATCATTATGATCAGCTCAAATTATTAtgcaataattgtgacaggcctacctGCGTTCATTTTTATTGCTGTGCAATTGTTCTACCACCCAGTCGTTTTGTGATTTGCAGAGaccaagatgttttttttacatatatttccATGTTAAACCAATGCACTTTGCTAATAACATCAGGCACTCGCTTTTCATCCATGTTCTAATCTAGCTGTTCTACTGGGAAAGCGTACTCAGGCCATAAGTCTAGAAGACTATGCTATTATGCTGCTGGCCATCTATGCTAAGTGCTTCCCTAttcatatgtttgtgtgtgttgtgtgtatgtttgtgtctcTAAACAGTAACTGTGAGATGCTGATTGGGTGGGTGGGATTTAAGAGAGATGGGCATGATTTGGGGCTCTAAAATCCATCTCCTCAGTTCAACTGCATGAGCTCTTTAGTGTCAGCTGCCAGTGGAAATATTCTTGGTGCTTCTTGTAATGTGTTGTGGCTAAATGAAATCAGGTGCTGGCATGATAATATCAGTCTGCTCACCTCTCAGCAGAGCCCTTTAGACTATTATTTGCACACTGTACTACTGTGGCAAGGTGAaggtaaatgttttatttttagttgcCTTCTAAAGAACATCAGAAAGAAATGGCTTGCTTTTTTTAATGAGCAGAGACGAAATATGCATGCAGGGCAACTTCAAACTTGAGTTAGTTGTATGAAATTTTAATTCAAATAATAAAGTTTAGTTTAATATGGTAAAACGGGGATCTCCTCACAAATTAAGTTGAGTTTTTGAATTAGTGCTTTTaatatttgaattgaatttcaGTAGTTAGTCAAAAAGACAAACTCACGCAGCACACAACAGCACAGGTAACTAAGAAATGTATAAAGAATAGAatattttttcatgaaataaacCTAAGATGCTTTTAGTTTTGTATGGTGAGTCTTGTGAAAACAAGcttattttcttgaaatggGTGTCGTCCACAAGTTTCCCTGTAGGACAATGGCTGTGGATGTCAACTGTTCCTCATATTCAGAGTTGTATTCTGTGATTAAATACTAGTGtttcctttgtttgtttgtttttattttgaaaacaatgTTGTGGACTGTTGCTATGCATCGTGTTGTATTCATAAAATGTGTAGTACAATATATTCACTGGCAACTTGTCTGattgttttgtgaaaatgcAAACAATAGATGCATGAATCTGTTTCACAGTCCTGATATTTCACTTTGTCTGTTTCCTTGTTatatttttcctctctctgtaaCCAGATTAAATGTGCAGTGGATATTGAGAGATGAATGTTGGAGTGCATACAGTGGCAAATgccaaaataatggaaacactTGAGTAAATGAG harbors:
- the efhd2 gene encoding EF-hand domain-containing protein D2 — its product is MATDELSMKLNRRLKIEEGGQDPVALDEAHENGAHDKSSTASADSELEAKLMRRGELNEGVGEHQQPSMKVFNPYTEFKEFSRKQIKDMEKMFKQYDSEKDNFIDLMELKLMMEKLGAPQTHLGLKNMIKEVDEDLDGKLSFREFLLIFRKAAAGELAEDSGLHVLARLSEIDVSTEGVKGAKTFFEAKVQAINESNRFEAEIRHEQEEKKKQAEEKKQRQAAFKELQSAFK